One window of Cohnella hashimotonis genomic DNA carries:
- a CDS encoding IS4 family transposase, whose product MNHRTMLAPILQSFIPTEEIQPLLQQVGYVDTARKFTVYELFIFLAQAALGQWDGYRDGEKRMVACGLRQADHSTISKKAKEVPFSVFKQLLHLLIRKCNRSTRRRLRLPKEPLAVDSTTISAGHNRLPWAPSAKGEKCGIKLHVSLLTETSELHRVTESTGKQHDSTLCSMVTDPNFILVADRAYGKHKQFDAYMEQEQRQYFVIRVRHNTFLHEPVFRDRKRPYEHTIEQDLTCQLGTKARLTRHRFRVVKLKDPQGNPVVLVTNLHRPSAEKIAEIYRQRWQVEVFFRWIKQHLNVPKLFGRTPNAVYGQLYTALIVYVLLQYVYVQGNSQVHPSARLCFAAFDRLMSLAALPPEWVVYLAHHLKLP is encoded by the coding sequence ATGAACCATCGTACAATGTTAGCCCCTATTCTTCAATCCTTTATTCCTACTGAAGAGATTCAACCTTTGTTACAGCAAGTAGGTTATGTCGATACAGCAAGGAAATTTACAGTCTACGAGCTCTTTATTTTTCTTGCTCAAGCGGCGCTTGGGCAGTGGGATGGCTATCGAGACGGAGAAAAGCGAATGGTCGCCTGTGGGCTGCGCCAAGCAGATCACTCTACGATCTCCAAAAAAGCGAAAGAGGTTCCGTTCAGCGTCTTTAAGCAACTGCTTCATCTGTTGATTCGTAAATGCAATCGCTCCACGCGCAGGCGTCTTCGGCTTCCGAAAGAGCCGCTGGCAGTCGATTCCACGACCATTTCCGCCGGTCACAATCGGCTGCCTTGGGCGCCATCGGCCAAAGGAGAGAAGTGCGGCATTAAGCTGCACGTATCTTTGTTGACAGAGACCAGCGAACTCCATCGTGTAACGGAATCGACGGGGAAACAGCACGATTCGACCCTGTGCAGCATGGTAACAGACCCAAATTTCATTCTGGTTGCGGATCGTGCATACGGAAAGCATAAGCAGTTTGATGCCTACATGGAGCAAGAGCAGCGGCAGTATTTTGTCATCCGGGTGAGACACAACACGTTCCTGCATGAGCCTGTTTTTCGCGATCGAAAACGTCCCTACGAACATACGATTGAGCAAGATTTGACCTGCCAACTCGGAACAAAAGCGCGCTTGACCCGCCATCGATTTCGGGTCGTAAAGCTGAAGGATCCCCAAGGCAACCCGGTTGTTCTCGTGACCAACTTGCACCGTCCCTCGGCGGAGAAAATTGCAGAAATCTACCGACAACGGTGGCAAGTGGAAGTGTTTTTTCGATGGATTAAACAGCATTTGAATGTGCCCAAACTATTCGGAAGGACACCGAATGCCGTTTACGGACAATTATATACCGCATTGATCGTGTACGTGCTGCTTCAGTACGTGTATGTGCAGGGAAATAGCCAGGTTCACCCCAGTGCACGGTTGTGTTTTGCTGCGTTTGACCGACTGATGAGTTTAGCTGCCTTGCCTCCCGAATGGGTGGTTTATTTGGCTCACCATTTAAAACTACCATAA
- a CDS encoding helix-turn-helix domain-containing protein, with the protein MIEPVAIYYEHCEPGWQVPRSRTNNQIAVLVTEGRAVFETEQGIFKLSRGDMLFMPKGLERSAVNSPEEAHEMYVAHFHYAGEGEGLPLLTAPEARAAKPHNYDYVRNRFAALVQYWLRQSPCRPALCHAALLELLALFAEASESAASQGAASGLVYRLEAYMLLHYRRTITVGELAAHVGKTPNYVSALYRQSTGRTLTDYMQQIRIASACDLLLTSQMNIGEISDYLGFCEQSYFNKVFKKITGTLPSAYVRHKVDRSETEGAGD; encoded by the coding sequence ATGATCGAGCCGGTGGCGATTTATTACGAGCATTGCGAGCCGGGGTGGCAGGTGCCGCGGTCGCGGACGAACAACCAGATCGCGGTGCTGGTGACGGAGGGGCGCGCGGTATTCGAGACGGAGCAGGGGATTTTCAAACTGAGTCGCGGGGATATGCTGTTCATGCCGAAGGGCCTCGAGCGCAGCGCGGTCAATTCGCCCGAAGAGGCGCACGAGATGTATGTCGCGCATTTTCACTACGCAGGAGAAGGCGAGGGACTGCCGCTGTTGACTGCGCCGGAAGCGAGAGCCGCGAAGCCGCATAACTACGATTACGTGCGCAACCGGTTCGCCGCGCTCGTCCAGTACTGGTTGCGGCAGTCGCCCTGCCGGCCGGCGCTTTGCCATGCCGCGCTGCTGGAGCTGCTCGCGTTGTTCGCGGAGGCCTCCGAATCCGCCGCCTCGCAGGGCGCGGCCTCAGGGCTTGTCTACCGGCTTGAAGCGTATATGCTGCTACATTACCGCAGGACGATCACGGTCGGCGAGCTCGCCGCGCACGTCGGCAAGACGCCGAACTACGTCAGCGCGCTTTACCGCCAATCGACGGGCCGCACGCTGACGGACTATATGCAGCAGATCCGGATCGCGTCCGCCTGCGACCTGCTGCTCACCTCGCAGATGAACATCGGGGAGATTTCGGATTACCTTGGTTTTTGCGAGCAATCCTACTTTAACAAGGTGTTCAAAAAAATAACCGGCACCCTGCCCTCCGCATACGTGAGGCACAAGGTGGACCGGTCTGAGACGGAAGGCGCCGGCGATTAG
- a CDS encoding YitT family protein, which produces MKSGNKQSVLVKKVLRALAVIIGAFITAYGLEAVLIPNNVSDGGVTGLSIVGSELIGLPLGLLIAVLNIPFIFLGYKQIGKSFAINSVLGIASLAIGTIAMHHIKPILEGDTLLVTVVGGIIIGFGMGLALRNGGALDGIDMLAVLLSRKLPFGTSDLILFLNAFVFIVVSTVFGLQGAIMSGIAYYIASKVIHIVEEGLSGAKTFKIISKYPETMVETIRDRLGRGATYNIVEGGYSNEQFKEITCVINRLEESKMKEIIYEIDPSAFVMVYDVAEVKGGNFKKHDIH; this is translated from the coding sequence TTGAAGAGCGGAAACAAACAGTCTGTCCTAGTCAAAAAGGTGCTGCGCGCGCTTGCCGTAATAATCGGCGCGTTTATAACGGCTTATGGCCTTGAAGCGGTACTAATTCCGAACAACGTATCCGACGGTGGCGTCACCGGTCTAAGCATCGTGGGCTCGGAGCTGATCGGGCTGCCGCTGGGCCTGTTGATCGCCGTTTTGAATATCCCGTTTATCTTCCTCGGCTACAAGCAGATCGGTAAAAGCTTTGCGATCAACTCCGTACTCGGCATTGCGTCGCTCGCCATCGGCACAATCGCGATGCATCACATCAAGCCGATACTTGAAGGCGATACGCTGCTGGTAACCGTCGTCGGCGGCATCATCATCGGCTTCGGCATGGGTCTCGCGTTGCGGAACGGCGGCGCGCTCGACGGGATCGACATGCTGGCCGTCCTGCTGTCCCGCAAGCTGCCGTTCGGTACGAGCGATCTGATTCTGTTCCTGAACGCGTTCGTGTTTATCGTCGTCTCGACCGTATTCGGCCTGCAAGGCGCGATTATGTCGGGCATCGCCTACTATATTGCCTCCAAGGTCATACATATCGTCGAAGAAGGTTTAAGCGGAGCAAAGACGTTCAAGATCATTTCCAAATACCCCGAAACCATGGTTGAGACCATTCGCGATCGTTTGGGGCGCGGCGCCACCTACAATATCGTAGAGGGCGGGTATTCCAACGAGCAGTTTAAAGAAATCACCTGCGTCATCAACCGGCTCGAAGAAAGCAAGATGAAAGAAATCATCTACGAAATCGACCCGAGCGCATTCGTCATGGTATACGACGTGGCCGAGGTCAAGGGCGGCAACTTTAAAAAGCACGATATCCACTAA